The Dokdonella koreensis DS-123 genome has a segment encoding these proteins:
- the apbC gene encoding iron-sulfur cluster carrier protein ApbC — protein MNAASAEYVKQLLSAVVDPHDGRDLVGSGALRGVGVDGDRVTVDIQLAYPAATWQAELAERVRSVLEADPAIAAAAVGIGTRVHAHQVQEGLKPLTGVKNVIAVASGKGGVGKSTVAANLALALKAEGAAVGILDADIYGPSQPRMMGVSGRPESPDGKTIEPPRGHGVPTMSIGLLVDEETPMIWRGPMVTQALQQLLGDTRWGELDYLVVDLPPGTGDIQLTLSQRVPVAGVVIVTTPQDIALLDARKALKMFDKVKVPVLGIVENMATHVCSACGHEEHVFGAGGGERMAAQYGVPLLGSLPLDIRIREQADGGTPTVVALPDSDLAARYRAIARHAAAQLSLRPRNKSIAFPKIVVQNG, from the coding sequence ATGAACGCCGCGAGCGCCGAGTACGTCAAGCAGCTGCTGTCCGCCGTGGTCGATCCGCACGACGGGCGCGACCTGGTCGGTTCCGGCGCGCTGCGCGGCGTCGGCGTCGACGGCGACCGCGTCACGGTCGACATCCAGCTGGCCTATCCGGCGGCGACCTGGCAGGCGGAACTGGCCGAGCGCGTGCGCAGCGTGCTGGAGGCCGATCCGGCGATCGCCGCGGCCGCGGTCGGCATCGGCACGCGCGTGCACGCGCACCAGGTGCAGGAAGGCCTCAAGCCGCTGACCGGCGTCAAGAACGTCATCGCGGTCGCCTCCGGCAAGGGCGGCGTCGGCAAGTCCACCGTGGCCGCCAACCTGGCGCTGGCGCTGAAGGCGGAGGGCGCCGCGGTCGGCATCCTCGACGCCGACATCTACGGCCCCAGCCAGCCGCGCATGATGGGCGTGTCCGGCCGGCCCGAATCACCCGACGGCAAGACCATCGAGCCGCCGCGCGGCCACGGCGTGCCGACGATGTCGATCGGCCTGCTGGTCGACGAGGAGACGCCGATGATCTGGCGCGGCCCGATGGTCACCCAGGCGCTGCAGCAGCTGCTCGGCGACACGCGCTGGGGCGAGCTGGACTACCTCGTCGTCGACCTGCCGCCGGGCACCGGCGACATCCAGCTGACCCTGAGCCAGCGTGTGCCGGTGGCCGGCGTGGTGATCGTCACCACGCCACAGGACATCGCCCTGCTCGATGCGCGCAAGGCGCTGAAGATGTTCGACAAGGTCAAGGTGCCGGTGCTCGGCATCGTCGAGAACATGGCGACCCACGTCTGTTCGGCCTGCGGGCACGAGGAACACGTGTTCGGCGCCGGCGGCGGCGAGCGCATGGCCGCGCAGTACGGTGTGCCGCTGCTCGGCAGCCTGCCGCTGGACATCCGCATCCGTGAACAGGCCGACGGCGGCACGCCGACGGTGGTGGCGCTGCCCGACTCGGACCTGGCGGCGCGCTACCGCGCGATCGCGCGCCATGCGGCGGCGCAGCTGTCGCTGCGGCCGCGCAACAAGTCGATCGCGTTCCCGAAGATCGTCGTCCAGAACGGCTGA
- a CDS encoding Na+/H+ antiporter yields the protein METIAVVLAMLLAVVASGFLVRMLPVPLPLPLVQIALGAVIASVANHGVTLDPEIFFLLFLPPLLFLDGWRIPKEGLFRDKGTILELALGLVVFTVVGMGFLIHWMIPAMPIAVAFALAAIVSPTDPVAVSAIAARVPIPKRIMHVLEGESLLNDASGLVCFRFAVAAAVTGAFSLSDAALTFLWLAIGGVVIGVAFTAGVTLAKNAVSRRFGEEAGSQILVSLLIPFGAYQLAEHAGCSGILAAVAAGVTMSYAELTGRALATTRVQRTAVWDTVQFALNGIIFVLLGEQLPRIFSGAVESVQESGHHSPWWLVVYVLAINLGLAALRFFWVWLSLKFTLFRALQRGEAVRRPSLRLVLAVSLAGVRGAITLAGVLTLPLVLADGTPFPARDLAIFLATAVIILSLLVASIGLPWLLRDLELPTEPEHHADEDRARVAASQAAMQAVEAAGHRLAQGQADADLHAEAAARVMDLYRRRIDGQAQTGEAADRIRKGDAVERELRLAGLGAEREAVYRLARERALSDESARKLVREIDLLEERYR from the coding sequence ATGGAGACGATCGCCGTCGTGCTCGCGATGCTGCTGGCGGTGGTCGCCAGCGGCTTCCTGGTGCGGATGCTGCCGGTGCCGCTGCCGCTCCCGCTGGTGCAGATCGCGCTCGGCGCGGTCATCGCCTCGGTGGCCAACCACGGCGTGACGCTGGACCCGGAGATCTTCTTCCTGCTGTTCCTGCCGCCGCTGCTGTTCCTCGACGGCTGGCGCATCCCGAAGGAAGGCCTGTTCCGCGACAAGGGCACGATCCTGGAGCTGGCGCTCGGCCTGGTGGTCTTCACCGTGGTCGGCATGGGCTTCCTGATCCACTGGATGATCCCGGCGATGCCGATCGCGGTCGCCTTCGCGCTGGCGGCGATCGTCTCGCCGACCGACCCGGTCGCCGTTTCGGCGATCGCCGCGCGCGTGCCGATCCCCAAGCGCATCATGCACGTGCTGGAAGGCGAGTCGTTGCTCAACGACGCCTCCGGCCTGGTCTGCTTCCGCTTCGCGGTCGCCGCCGCGGTCACCGGCGCGTTCTCGCTGTCGGATGCCGCACTGACCTTCCTGTGGCTCGCGATCGGCGGCGTGGTGATCGGTGTGGCCTTCACCGCGGGCGTCACGCTGGCCAAGAACGCGGTCAGTCGCCGCTTCGGCGAGGAGGCCGGCTCGCAGATCCTGGTCAGCCTGCTGATCCCGTTCGGCGCCTACCAGCTGGCCGAGCACGCCGGCTGCTCGGGCATCCTGGCCGCGGTCGCGGCCGGCGTGACGATGAGCTACGCGGAGCTGACCGGCCGCGCGCTGGCCACCACGCGCGTGCAGCGCACGGCGGTCTGGGACACGGTGCAGTTCGCGCTCAACGGCATCATCTTCGTCCTGCTCGGCGAGCAGCTGCCGCGCATCTTCTCCGGCGCGGTCGAATCGGTGCAGGAGTCCGGCCACCACTCGCCGTGGTGGCTGGTGGTCTACGTGCTGGCGATCAACCTGGGGCTGGCGGCGCTGCGCTTCTTCTGGGTCTGGCTGTCGCTGAAGTTCACGCTGTTCCGCGCGCTGCAGCGCGGCGAGGCCGTGCGCCGGCCGAGCCTGCGCCTGGTCCTGGCGGTCTCGCTGGCCGGCGTGCGCGGCGCGATCACGCTGGCCGGCGTGCTGACGCTGCCGCTGGTGCTGGCCGACGGCACGCCGTTCCCGGCGCGCGACCTGGCGATCTTCCTCGCCACGGCGGTGATCATCCTGTCGCTGCTGGTGGCCAGCATCGGCCTGCCGTGGCTGCTGCGCGACCTGGAGCTGCCGACCGAGCCGGAGCACCACGCCGACGAGGACCGCGCGCGCGTGGCCGCCTCGCAGGCGGCGATGCAGGCGGTCGAGGCGGCCGGCCACCGGCTCGCGCAGGGCCAGGCCGACGCCGACCTGCACGCCGAGGCCGCCGCGCGCGTGATGGACCTGTACCGCCGCCGCATCGACGGCCAGGCGCAGACCGGCGAGGCGGCCGACCGCATCCGCAAGGGCGACGCGGTCGAGCGCGAACTGCGGCTGGCCGGCCTGGGCGCCGAGCGCGAGGCGGTCTATCGCCTGGCGCGCGAGCGGGCGCTGTCCGACGAGAGCGCGCGCAAGCTCGTACGCGAGATCGACCTGCTCGAGGAGCGCTATCGCTGA
- a CDS encoding enoyl-CoA hydratase/isomerase family protein — protein sequence MAFRNLLSTDRGGVRTITINRPDKLNALDRQTIGELQIAFEQARHDEAVRVVVLAGAGEKAFVAGADITELATLTPVQAQAFARAGQRMVRAIETLGKPVIARLNGFALGGGLELAMACHLRIASTRAKVGQPEINLGVIPGFGGTQRLARLAGRAAALELCLLGTPIDAARAYQLGLVNRVVEPEALDEAVQAVADQLAASAPQALAGVLDTVLAATELAIEEGLDYEAKAFSLCFSTEDMREGTAAFLARRKAVFSGR from the coding sequence ATGGCCTTCCGCAACCTGCTCAGCACCGACCGCGGCGGCGTCCGCACGATCACGATCAACCGGCCGGACAAGCTGAACGCGCTCGATCGCCAGACGATCGGCGAACTGCAGATCGCCTTCGAGCAGGCGCGGCACGACGAGGCGGTGCGCGTCGTGGTGCTGGCCGGCGCCGGGGAGAAAGCCTTCGTCGCCGGCGCCGACATCACCGAGCTGGCCACGCTGACGCCGGTCCAGGCGCAGGCGTTCGCCCGCGCCGGCCAGCGCATGGTGCGCGCCATCGAGACGCTCGGGAAGCCGGTGATCGCCCGGCTGAACGGCTTCGCGCTGGGCGGCGGCCTGGAGCTGGCGATGGCCTGCCACCTGCGGATCGCCTCCACGCGGGCCAAGGTCGGCCAGCCGGAGATCAACCTCGGCGTGATCCCGGGTTTCGGCGGCACGCAGCGCCTGGCGCGCCTGGCCGGTCGCGCCGCTGCGCTGGAACTGTGCCTGCTGGGCACGCCGATCGACGCCGCGCGCGCGTATCAGCTCGGTCTGGTCAACCGGGTGGTCGAGCCGGAGGCGCTCGACGAGGCCGTCCAGGCCGTCGCCGATCAGCTCGCCGCGTCCGCGCCGCAGGCGCTCGCCGGCGTCCTCGACACCGTGCTCGCCGCCACCGAGCTGGCCATCGAGGAAGGGCTGGACTACGAAGCCAAGGCGTTCAGCCTGTGCTTCTCGACCGAGGACATGCGCGAAGGCACGGCCGCCTTCCTCGCCCGCCGCAAGGCGGTCTTCAGCGGACGCTGA
- the nth gene encoding endonuclease III, with translation MKRPDVVALFTRLRELNPHPTTELAYTTPFELLVAVILSAQATDVGVNKATRRLYPVANTPQAILALGEAGLKRYIATIGLYNAKAKNIIATCAILVERYGGEVPRSREALEALPGVGRKTANVVLNTAFGEPTIAVDTHIFRVANRTGLAPGKDVRAVEDKLMKVVPAEFRHDAHHWLILHGRYVCKARKPDCPQCVIRDLCRWPDKTPA, from the coding sequence ATGAAGCGACCGGACGTCGTCGCGCTGTTCACGCGCCTGCGCGAGCTCAATCCGCACCCGACCACCGAACTGGCCTACACCACGCCGTTCGAGCTGCTGGTCGCGGTGATCCTGTCGGCGCAGGCGACCGACGTCGGCGTCAACAAGGCCACGCGCCGGCTCTACCCGGTGGCCAACACGCCGCAGGCGATCCTCGCGCTCGGCGAGGCCGGGCTCAAGCGCTACATCGCGACGATCGGCCTGTACAACGCCAAGGCCAAGAACATCATCGCCACCTGCGCGATCCTGGTCGAGCGCTACGGCGGCGAAGTGCCGCGCTCGCGCGAGGCGCTCGAGGCGCTGCCCGGCGTCGGCCGCAAGACCGCCAACGTCGTGCTGAACACCGCCTTCGGCGAGCCGACGATCGCGGTCGACACGCACATCTTCCGCGTCGCCAACCGCACGGGACTGGCACCCGGCAAGGACGTGCGCGCGGTGGAGGACAAACTCATGAAGGTGGTGCCGGCCGAATTCCGGCACGACGCCCACCACTGGCTGATCCTGCACGGCCGCTACGTCTGCAAGGCGCGCAAGCCCGACTGCCCGCAGTGCGTGATCCGCGACCTGTGCCGCTGGCCCGACAAGACGCCGGCCTGA
- a CDS encoding DUF2807 domain-containing protein: MSRVLLSVLLSLTSTAAFADSCAFSAQRTLDIDAAGLKTAAFRLEANDMKLEGVAGLARIEVRGRACASEQAGLDGLAIKDSRSGDRASLWVERTGPSSGLFGSNYAYIDLTVRVPAQLLVEVDAGSGDAEIRDVAGLSFVSGSGDLEASRIAGAVAVKVGSGDAELDTIGSLQLRAAGSGDVKAQRVSGPVSVGQVGSGDLAFTDVAGDVRVERIGSGDVTVRDIVGNVSVGSIGSGDVTARGVRGDLTVEAQRSGSVYHSDVSGRVSVPESR, encoded by the coding sequence ATGTCGCGAGTCCTGCTTTCCGTGCTGCTGTCGCTCACCTCGACCGCGGCGTTCGCCGATTCCTGCGCGTTCAGCGCGCAACGCACGCTGGACATCGATGCCGCCGGGCTCAAGACGGCGGCGTTCCGGCTGGAGGCCAACGACATGAAGCTCGAAGGCGTGGCCGGGCTGGCGCGGATCGAGGTGCGCGGCCGCGCCTGCGCCTCCGAGCAGGCGGGCCTGGACGGCCTGGCGATCAAGGACTCGCGCAGCGGCGACCGGGCCAGCCTCTGGGTCGAGCGCACCGGGCCCTCGAGCGGCCTGTTCGGCTCGAACTACGCCTACATCGACCTGACCGTGCGGGTGCCGGCACAGCTGCTGGTCGAGGTCGATGCCGGGTCGGGCGACGCGGAGATCCGCGACGTGGCCGGTCTCTCGTTCGTTTCCGGTTCGGGCGACCTGGAGGCCAGCCGCATCGCCGGCGCGGTCGCCGTCAAGGTCGGCTCCGGCGATGCCGAGCTCGACACGATCGGCTCGCTTCAGCTGCGCGCCGCCGGCTCCGGCGACGTAAAGGCCCAGCGCGTGAGCGGGCCGGTCAGCGTCGGCCAGGTCGGCTCGGGCGACCTGGCGTTCACCGACGTCGCCGGCGACGTCCGTGTCGAGCGCATCGGGTCCGGCGATGTCACGGTGCGCGACATCGTCGGCAACGTCTCGGTCGGTTCGATCGGCTCGGGCGACGTCACCGCGCGCGGCGTCCGCGGCGACCTGACGGTCGAGGCGCAGCGCAGCGGCTCGGTCTACCACAGCGACGTCTCCGGCCGCGTCAGCGTGCCCGAGAGCCGCTGA
- a CDS encoding ArnT family glycosyltransferase: MTVIARTPPQDLRWRWLLLVVLAASSLGAGLGLREPSPPDEPRFVLAARHMVESGDWLVPQRGREFYAEKPPVFMWLQAAAYTLTGNWRVAFLLPSWLAALATLGLTWDLARRLWNRRVALHAAAALWVCLQFGLQARRGQIDMVLVAMTTLALWGLLRHLLRGPAPRALWLGAFAAGVGTVTKGVGFLPLLVVLPWLFARRTGAPPADVRPFATWAGAGLAFLAGTALWLGPLLAALAAGDDPALRAYAQELVFKQTAARYAHAWHHVQPAWYYLQVIATLWLPGALLLPWLLPAWWRRLRRGDRRQILLLGWSALVLVFFSASPGKREVYLFPALPALCLAAAPLLPALLRRRGVQRLLGAYLLVAALVATHLAAGGLSGLHSWAQGLAAQRGIASDALRRFLLGLLALGLAGLALAAWSRLRRGGTALAVFTAVLWTTYGLALAPALDATASTRGLMARVGTRIGPAAELGMVAWREQNLLQADRPVTEFGFKQPWHLQWQEAAAWGAAAPRDRWLFVLDEALSPCVARAEALPIGTSNRRNWLLVPATAIRSGCVTPPFVEESEPADGD, from the coding sequence ATGACGGTCATCGCACGCACGCCACCGCAGGACCTGCGATGGCGCTGGCTGTTGCTCGTCGTGCTCGCCGCATCGAGCCTCGGCGCCGGCCTGGGCCTGCGCGAGCCGTCACCGCCCGACGAGCCGCGCTTCGTGCTCGCCGCCAGGCACATGGTCGAGAGCGGCGACTGGCTGGTGCCGCAGCGGGGGCGCGAGTTCTATGCGGAAAAGCCTCCGGTCTTCATGTGGCTGCAGGCGGCGGCATACACGCTGACCGGCAACTGGCGCGTCGCCTTCCTGCTGCCGTCCTGGCTGGCGGCGCTGGCCACGCTGGGGCTGACCTGGGACCTGGCGCGCCGGCTGTGGAACCGGCGCGTCGCGCTGCATGCGGCGGCCGCGCTGTGGGTGTGCCTGCAGTTCGGCCTGCAGGCCCGGCGCGGCCAGATCGACATGGTCCTGGTGGCGATGACGACGCTGGCGCTGTGGGGATTGCTGCGCCACCTGCTCCGCGGCCCGGCGCCCCGGGCGCTGTGGCTCGGCGCATTCGCCGCCGGCGTCGGCACCGTCACCAAGGGCGTCGGCTTCCTGCCGCTGCTGGTCGTGCTGCCGTGGCTGTTCGCACGCCGGACCGGTGCGCCGCCGGCCGATGTGCGGCCGTTCGCGACCTGGGCCGGTGCCGGCCTGGCGTTCCTCGCCGGCACCGCGCTCTGGCTCGGCCCGCTGCTGGCGGCGCTGGCCGCCGGCGACGATCCGGCGCTGCGCGCCTACGCGCAGGAGCTGGTGTTCAAGCAGACGGCCGCGCGCTACGCCCATGCCTGGCACCACGTGCAGCCGGCCTGGTACTACCTGCAGGTCATCGCGACGCTGTGGCTGCCGGGCGCCCTGCTGCTGCCTTGGCTGCTGCCGGCCTGGTGGCGGCGGCTGCGCCGGGGCGACCGGCGCCAGATCCTGCTGCTGGGCTGGAGCGCACTGGTGCTGGTGTTCTTCAGCGCCAGCCCCGGCAAGCGCGAGGTCTACCTGTTTCCGGCGCTGCCGGCCCTGTGCCTGGCCGCCGCGCCGCTGCTGCCGGCCCTGCTCCGGCGCCGCGGCGTGCAACGGCTGCTCGGCGCCTACCTGCTGGTCGCCGCGCTGGTCGCGACCCACCTGGCGGCGGGCGGCCTGTCGGGCCTGCATTCCTGGGCGCAGGGGCTGGCCGCGCAGCGCGGCATCGCCAGCGACGCACTGCGCCGGTTCCTGCTGGGCCTGCTGGCGCTCGGCCTGGCCGGCCTGGCCCTGGCCGCCTGGTCACGGCTGCGCCGCGGCGGCACCGCGCTGGCGGTGTTCACTGCGGTCCTGTGGACGACCTACGGCTTGGCCCTGGCCCCTGCGCTGGACGCGACCGCCTCGACCCGCGGCCTGATGGCCCGCGTCGGCACGCGCATCGGCCCGGCGGCCGAACTGGGCATGGTGGCCTGGCGCGAGCAGAACCTGCTGCAGGCCGACCGGCCGGTCACCGAGTTCGGCTTCAAGCAGCCCTGGCACCTGCAGTGGCAGGAGGCCGCCGCCTGGGGCGCCGCGGCGCCGCGCGACCGCTGGCTGTTCGTGCTGGACGAGGCGCTCAGTCCCTGCGTGGCACGCGCCGAGGCACTGCCGATCGGCACGTCGAACCGGCGCAACTGGCTGCTGGTACCGGCGACGGCGATCCGCAGCGGCTGCGTCACGCCGCCGTTCGTCGAGGAATCCGAGCCCGCGGACGGCGACTGA
- the metG gene encoding methionine--tRNA ligase, with the protein MSRQLLVTNALPYANGHLHLGHLVGYIQADIWVRAQRMAGHTAHFVCADDAHGTPIMLAAEKAGVTPEAFIQPIQASHERDFADFGVAFDQYHSTHTPENRALAETIYTRLRNGGFIARRAIQQLYDPVKAMFLPDRYIRGECPNCGTPDQYGDNCENCGATYAPTDLRNPRSVMSGATPVLRESEHYFFELPKFEAFLRDWLAGVLTGGTPVAHPGVIAKLREWLDADGGLRDWDISRDAPYFGFPIPDAPGKYFYVWLDAPIGYLASFKVLCERTGLSFDDWLRPDSATELHHFIGKDIVNFHGLFWPAMLQGASLRVPTALHVNGYLTVNGAKMSKSRGTFIQARTYLDAGLDPDALRYYFAAKSSGGVVDLDLNLEDFAQRVNADLVGKFVNIASRCAKLLETHFDNRLIAPFWVTAPGAPQPPQAYEAKAIENLALATGQLARAVELYDRDEFSKVVAAVMQVADRANEYIAEAAPWAVAKDPARRHELHVIVSTGINLFRAIACALKPVLPRIAAEAERFLALPDGFRGFGDVAAHLGDHAVAAYRPLATRIDPRQVEAMVAASTESLAAPAAPSPAPPAPEAAKATAATPDAALPPIGIDDFARLDLRIGKVLECAFVEGSDKLLRFRLDAGPLGERQIFSGIRAAYGEPEALIGRSVVFVANLAPRKMRFGVSEGMILSAGSGGADLFLLDVDAGAPPGAPVR; encoded by the coding sequence ATGAGCCGCCAGCTTCTCGTCACCAACGCGCTGCCGTACGCCAACGGCCACCTGCACCTGGGCCACCTGGTCGGCTACATCCAGGCCGACATCTGGGTGCGCGCGCAGCGCATGGCCGGGCACACCGCCCATTTCGTCTGCGCCGACGACGCGCACGGCACGCCGATCATGCTGGCCGCCGAGAAGGCCGGCGTCACGCCGGAAGCGTTCATCCAGCCGATCCAGGCCTCGCACGAGCGCGACTTCGCCGACTTCGGCGTCGCGTTCGACCAGTACCACTCGACCCACACGCCGGAAAACCGCGCGCTGGCCGAGACGATCTACACGCGCCTGCGCAACGGCGGTTTCATCGCCCGCCGCGCGATCCAGCAGTTGTACGACCCGGTCAAGGCGATGTTCCTGCCGGACCGCTACATCCGCGGTGAATGCCCCAACTGCGGCACGCCGGACCAGTACGGCGACAACTGCGAGAACTGCGGCGCCACCTACGCCCCGACCGACCTGCGCAATCCGCGCTCGGTGATGTCGGGCGCGACGCCGGTACTGCGCGAATCGGAGCACTACTTCTTCGAGCTGCCGAAGTTCGAGGCGTTCCTGCGCGACTGGCTGGCCGGTGTGCTGACCGGCGGCACCCCGGTGGCGCACCCGGGCGTGATCGCCAAGCTGCGCGAATGGCTCGACGCCGACGGCGGCCTGCGCGACTGGGACATCTCGCGCGACGCGCCGTACTTCGGCTTCCCGATCCCCGATGCGCCGGGCAAGTACTTCTACGTCTGGCTCGATGCGCCGATCGGCTACCTGGCCAGCTTCAAGGTCCTGTGCGAGCGCACCGGCCTGTCGTTCGACGACTGGCTGCGGCCCGACAGCGCCACCGAGCTGCACCACTTCATCGGCAAGGACATCGTCAACTTCCACGGCCTGTTCTGGCCGGCGATGCTGCAGGGCGCCTCGCTGCGCGTGCCGACCGCGCTGCACGTCAACGGCTACCTGACCGTCAACGGCGCGAAGATGTCCAAATCGCGCGGCACCTTCATCCAGGCGCGCACCTACCTCGACGCCGGCCTCGACCCGGATGCGCTGCGCTACTACTTCGCGGCCAAGTCCTCCGGCGGCGTCGTCGACCTGGACCTCAACCTGGAAGACTTCGCGCAGCGCGTCAATGCCGACCTGGTCGGCAAGTTCGTCAACATCGCCAGCCGCTGCGCGAAGCTGCTGGAGACGCATTTCGACAACCGCCTGATCGCCCCGTTCTGGGTCACCGCGCCGGGCGCGCCGCAGCCGCCGCAGGCCTACGAGGCCAAGGCGATCGAGAACCTCGCGCTGGCGACCGGGCAGCTCGCGCGCGCGGTCGAGCTGTACGACCGCGACGAGTTCAGCAAGGTGGTGGCGGCGGTCATGCAGGTGGCCGACCGCGCCAACGAGTACATCGCCGAAGCCGCACCCTGGGCGGTCGCCAAGGACCCCGCGCGCCGCCACGAGCTGCACGTGATCGTGTCCACCGGCATCAACCTGTTCCGCGCGATCGCCTGCGCGCTCAAGCCGGTGCTGCCGCGGATCGCCGCCGAGGCCGAGCGGTTCCTGGCGCTGCCGGACGGCTTCCGTGGTTTCGGCGACGTCGCCGCCCACCTGGGCGATCACGCGGTCGCCGCCTACCGGCCGCTGGCCACGCGCATCGACCCCAGGCAGGTCGAGGCGATGGTCGCCGCGTCGACCGAGTCGCTGGCCGCACCGGCGGCCCCGTCACCCGCGCCGCCGGCACCGGAGGCGGCAAAGGCCACCGCCGCGACGCCGGACGCCGCCCTGCCGCCGATCGGCATCGACGATTTCGCACGGCTCGACCTGCGCATCGGCAAGGTGCTGGAATGCGCGTTCGTCGAGGGCTCGGACAAGCTGCTGCGCTTCCGCCTCGATGCCGGTCCGCTCGGCGAGCGACAGATCTTCTCGGGCATCCGCGCCGCCTACGGCGAGCCGGAAGCGCTGATCGGGCGCAGCGTGGTGTTCGTGGCCAACCTCGCGCCGCGCAAGATGCGCTTCGGCGTCTCCGAAGGGATGATCCTGTCGGCCGGCAGTGGCGGGGCGGATCTGTTCCTGCTCGACGTCGACGCCGGCGCGCCGCCCGGCGCGCCGGTGCGCTGA
- a CDS encoding RnfABCDGE type electron transport complex subunit B, translating into MTAADPTLADRIDAVLPQTQCTRCGYPACRPYADAIARGEAAINQCPPGGAAGIQALAALTGQPAQPLDPRYGHEAAPLLAVIDEDTCIGCTKCIQACPVDAIVGAAKRMHTVITAECTGCELCLPPCPVDCIDLVPVRPAPLARSEVLARAAHARQRFEARNARPAREREAREMRRSPAAAEPAAAAAPISRTAVLAAIARGKARRGGGSTPP; encoded by the coding sequence ATGACCGCCGCGGACCCGACCCTGGCCGATCGCATCGACGCCGTGCTGCCGCAGACGCAGTGCACGCGCTGCGGCTATCCGGCCTGCCGTCCGTACGCCGACGCGATCGCGCGCGGCGAGGCGGCGATCAACCAGTGCCCGCCCGGCGGCGCGGCCGGCATCCAGGCGCTGGCGGCGCTGACCGGCCAGCCGGCGCAGCCGCTCGACCCGCGGTACGGGCACGAGGCCGCACCGCTGCTCGCCGTCATCGACGAGGACACCTGCATCGGCTGCACCAAGTGCATCCAGGCCTGCCCGGTCGATGCGATCGTCGGTGCCGCCAAGCGCATGCATACCGTGATCACGGCCGAATGCACGGGCTGCGAGCTGTGCCTGCCACCCTGCCCGGTGGACTGCATCGACCTGGTGCCGGTACGGCCGGCGCCGCTGGCGCGGTCCGAGGTGCTCGCGCGTGCCGCCCATGCGCGGCAGCGCTTCGAGGCGCGCAATGCACGGCCGGCCCGCGAACGCGAAGCGCGCGAAATGCGCCGGTCCCCCGCCGCTGCCGAGCCGGCCGCGGCAGCGGCCCCGATCAGCCGCACTGCCGTGCTCGCGGCGATCGCCCGCGGCAAGGCGCGGCGCGGCGGCGGGTCGACGCCGCCATGA
- a CDS encoding FKBP-type peptidyl-prolyl cis-trans isomerase N-terminal domain-containing protein — MKFGWSLALAGLVVAGSAFAQDTSSDKGKVSYAVGYDLGAKMKAQSGADLDINTVVKALQDGFAGRGPAVPEDQLRAAMEKYAEKKKGEADQELAANKRSSDAFMASNRSKKGIVALPSGVQYQVIDEGSGKQVTAAAEVTMHFRISKTDGQELRSTFAGPPPKLKTPELTQVSGNGNLAEVVQRMKVGDYWRVFLPPDQSTNNLVVIWEIKIVDVK, encoded by the coding sequence ATGAAGTTCGGTTGGTCGCTCGCATTGGCGGGCTTGGTCGTGGCGGGCTCCGCGTTTGCGCAGGACACCTCGAGCGACAAAGGAAAGGTCTCGTACGCGGTCGGCTACGATCTCGGCGCCAAGATGAAGGCGCAGTCGGGTGCCGATCTCGACATCAACACCGTGGTCAAGGCGCTGCAGGACGGCTTCGCCGGCCGCGGCCCGGCGGTGCCGGAAGACCAGCTGCGCGCGGCGATGGAGAAGTACGCCGAGAAGAAGAAGGGCGAGGCCGACCAGGAGCTGGCCGCCAACAAGCGCTCCAGCGACGCCTTCATGGCCAGCAACCGCAGCAAGAAGGGCATCGTCGCGCTGCCGTCGGGCGTGCAGTACCAGGTCATCGACGAGGGCTCCGGCAAGCAGGTCACGGCCGCCGCCGAAGTCACCATGCACTTCCGCATCTCCAAGACCGACGGCCAGGAGCTGCGCAGCACCTTCGCCGGCCCGCCGCCGAAGCTCAAGACGCCCGAGCTGACCCAGGTCTCCGGCAACGGCAACCTGGCCGAGGTCGTCCAGCGCATGAAGGTGGGCGACTACTGGCGCGTGTTCCTGCCGCCGGACCAGAGCACCAACAACCTGGTCGTGATCTGGGAAATCAAGATCGTCGACGTCAAGTAA